In the Silene latifolia isolate original U9 population chromosome 1, ASM4854445v1, whole genome shotgun sequence genome, CACGGACATATATGAAAGGAAAGCAGTAGAGTTTTAGTTGGGGCATGGTTGTGGGCGACAGTATATTAATGAGAAGAATCTCCGCAGGCATATGTACAACATTGTCCTCAAAAAGCTTCTTCCCTGGAAGAACCGACATCATACTCCCTTCACCAATCTAGGGTCATATTCCGGTTTTCATGTAGCTAATATCTCTTCCAAACTCCACAAGTCATTTTTATTACTCACACCAATTACTGAGCATAATGCAATTTACCAACTGTAATATTAGCATAATCCACAAGGCAGGTACATtaattaaaatcataaaaagTTCACTACTATAATCTACCATTCAAACACGAAACATAAACCAATCAACCACCCTCTACTTCTAATGCTCACTGATTAAGGCACGATTTAACTGAATCACTTGTTAATCTTTTTTCCTCTATTCGACTTAAATAATTCGATTCTAGGGCTAATTTCGTCGAGCCAACCTTTGTATTCTACTCTATCTGATTGGTCAAAACTAACAAGGCTAGCTCAAAAACAGCCAGGTTAAGAAGACAACAAGACCTGAATGTTGCGAGTAGCAGAATTATAAACCCGGCAACACAATATACAGCTGACATAGTGAGCTTCAGACTATTAAAGTCAGACATATCTTAGTGTAGATGCCCAACACAAGAAAAGAGCAAAGACCTACACCAACCACTTATCAGATATAATAATCTCAAAGTTAGCATAGTTCACAATCTTCATATTACTATTTGAAGGAAATATTTCAGGGACATGCTGTCTGAATATCCAAAATATTGGCTGAAGCATCTAATCAGCTCAAAAACAAGGGAACGTAGGAGAGACAAATGCAGATGAACGAAAGCAAAAACAATATTGGAAAAATTCGCTACCAAAATCTGATTTTTAGGTTCACCACAAGGCAAACTCACTTAGGCTATTGTATACATAAAGTGAATCAATTACATGTCTTATACTCTTATAGGTCATTTTGCAGTATTTACAGTATAAAAGAAAGATCAAAGTAATATTTGCTTTGCCAATTCATCGAACACCTGGTGGGCAGATACGTAGAAGAAGTTTTGTTCAGTGAATATGCCCACCTAAATTCCTGAACACAATAGATCGCCTGCGAGCTGGTAGCTCCTACAAATTATCTCGTTCAAGcaagcaaacaataatataaacggAAGAAGACGGTGTCAAACTGACCTCAAAATGCTACTTCTATGGCGCGAATTACCGTCCGTTATTAGCGCAAGCACCTGATTCTCCTTCGATATGTAACAACAAAGATAAGCAATTGTAGTCTTGTAGAAACGTTGGTGGGGATGAAGGgaagaaaaggatacaaagatgCAACAACAGTAATGACAAGGAAACAAGAAAGAGTAGCACACTTAGCTTTGGAAAGGAGACGCGGGAAACAAAAGTGAAAAGCAAGAGTGGCTTTTAGGAGTGAGAGAGGTAGGATATAATAAGATATAAGATACTGTATAAGATTTGAGTATCATGTAAACTTGGCTTTCATGGGTAATGGTCAATTCAATCCGAGAAATATAACATCAGAAATATAGATTCCCAATTCACAAATAAATTACTCCGTCAACTTTTTGCTATTTATCCAACTTCAGAAGGATTTTGGTTCAAACAATGAACAAATTGCTGAAAGATTAGCTTATAGATGCTCAAAGAGATGGTCCTAAAAAAAGGATTTTGGTTCAAACAATGGATCCTCGACAGTACCACAGAGAAGCAATGTTCCAATATCGATTTTCTTGCATCAATTCAATTCCCTCTTTACTCTGCCAGTCAATTATGAGTGCGGCCTTTTTAACAAAGCTCTCGGCATTTGTGTTTTAACATGACATGTTAAATTTACTCAACTCATAACAAATACCACAGCGAAAGCCAACTCCTATAGCATGAAAATGCTTATCTTGGTGCGCCACAAACAAGAACCACATTGTCATCTAAAGACTATGAATTCCCTCTGCCACAACATTGATGTTCGCACACAGGGGTCACTCCGCAACAGGAATTGATGCAATAGCAAAACAAAAGCACAATAACCAGAAAAGTGAAGGTACCAAGTAAAACATCACATAAACAAGAAAAAGAATCCCACAAGAGTACACTCATGTAATAAGCCTAATAGCTTTTAAAACTACAGTCGCAAATACTAAAAACAGAGAAGGATAACAACTCTAGTTTTGTTGTCTTCAAATACTAAAAAAAAAGATCAAGCAGGAGAGTGATTTCTCGAAACAAAATCTGGAATTCTGGAACACGAAAATCACTGTGAGACTCCAAGCCACTTGGTGAAGTTCTCAAACTCGGTGTAGTCTGAGTCAGAGATCATGGTCTTGTAGAACGACCTTCCAGAGGCCTTGATCTTAGCTTGCTCCTCCTGTATAACACAACACGCACCATAAAATCATTAGAACAAATTTGTTGCAGAAACTGACCAACTCCGGTAACTATGAATCAGCAACAAGAATTGCAAATGCGATGAATGCAAGTTccatcttttcttttgttttgggtACCAAAATTAAGAAGAAACGGAGTACATTTACATTTATACACTCATCTCTTTCACATTCCTCGCCTAACACACAGTCCGCATACAGCTCAACCAACCCACTGCCACCACTTACCAGCTACATGTACCAAACACCCTCCTCTGTTACTACTGCAACCAAGCCCCACCAACCAAACCAGcccaatagcaccacaactcagccTTGAACCACCGCAAACCAACTCCCACAACTGATATCCCCTCTAAAATCACTTAAACCACCGTCAAAAATTACCCCACCCTGTCAAACACAAACCCCAACCCTTGGACCAGTGCTGGTGTATGAGGACGCCAGAGTGGAAAGAGATCAAGGGAAAGAGAGAGAAAGACAAATATGTTTGTTGAAACGGAATAAATGGTTGTGGCGGTGTGCAGGCAGGGAAGAAAGGAGGAGAGTATCAGTGTCAGGGGTGGTGTTGGTTACTGGGGTGGAATTCAAGAGGACACGAGGTTGTGGGCTGGGTGGTAGAGACAGAGATGTTGGAACAGGGTTGTGAGGATAGAGGAGACAGCGGTATTTTTGTCCATCAAAGCACATTATTATTTCCAATTAAGCAAACAGGGAAAATAATCAGACTAAGGTCAATAAGCTAATAAGGAAGATAAAACAGACTTCAAGAAGTAAGTAAATCTAAACAAGAAGGGTCATATTTCCATCAGACACGCAAGCCTTGTAGGCAGGAAAACCGATAAAACACAACATTTTTAACAATACAAAGCTTGCTTTTTCGAAACAGCATCAATTCATTTCAAGATGAATCATCAATACATCATCAAATCACTTCACCTTTTGAAAAAACAAAGCACTAACTATGATCTTATTAAGCATAAATAACTAGCATCACGCAAACCAACTACTAACTATGATCTTATTTAGCATAAACAACTACCATCACGCAAAACAAGTACTCCGTACTAACTATGATCTTAAGCATAAACAACTAGCATCACGCGAGCAAACCAATATTCAAAATCGAAATAAGAATTAGTGTTGACAAAAATGTTTTACCAAATACGATATCCAGAAAGCAATAACCCCAATCAAGCTTAAACAAACGAGTATAATATCATCAATAAACGAATAAACGACACAAAAAAACTAACAATCAAACAATGATTTCAATTAACAAAAGaaaaattccaaataaaaaaTCACATGAATAACACAATTCATTAACAATGTAAAAAATTAAAGAAATCGAATAAAATAGCAAGGAGAAAGGAATTATACCTTAGAGAGAGTAGACCTCTTCTTGCCAATCTTACTAGCCTTATCAGCAACCCTCTGGTTCTCAGCAAGCAAAGCCATCCTCTTAGCAGCCTTAGCATATGGGTTCAACTTCAACATCACATTCAAATTCTTCAATGGATTCTTCTTAAGCACAGCCCTTGTAACACCCTTCTTCGTCGGCCTCACAACAGATTGAATCTCATCTGAATTAATAATCCTAGCCAAATCTCCATTCAACATCTTCGCCCTCGGCAACAGATACTTGTTCTTCTTCTCACTCACCTTATCGAACCCACCAAAGATCGAATCCAGCTTCTCGAACGCACCCTTTGTCCATATCACAAACCTTCCAAGGTGACCTCCAGGTGCCAGTTTCAATAGGCTCAGTCTGTCCACGTGGCAGATGTCGACACCGGGAATGTTACGGAACGCCTTGACTAGCTTCGCACCTTCGGTTGCGTACACGATGAGTGGTCCCTTACGGGAAATGTAGCGACGGTTACGCATTTTCCCCTTTCCGGGTCGGATTCCGACGCTGTTCTTCGCCTTCTCGACGTCGGCAAGAGCGCCGATCTTTTCAAGCACCTTCATTGCAGCAGAGGTCTTTTCAATAGATTCAATCGAGTCGGAGACGACAAGGGGGAGTTCAGGAACGGTCTCGATCTTGTGACCGCGAGCGGTGACAAGAGACGGGATCGCCGAAGCAGCGACAGCCGAAACGACAGCGTATCGCTTCTGGTTAACAGGGATCTTACGGTGCCACCTGCGCCAGATCTCGGTTGGAGCGAACATGCGACCACCACGACACATGTTACCGAACGCACCCTGACCGGCACGGTGGGTACCACCACCGGGAACACGAGGGATACGGGAAACGGCACGGCCGGTACCCCAGGATTCAGCGGAGGTTTGGTGACCGGCTTTGCGAGAGACGGCGTAGGGTTGACGGGAGTTTTTGGAGATGTTGGAGTGGACATAATTGACGACGTCGGGACGGATGGGGGCTTTCATGACTTCAGGGAGAGGTGCGGTTAGGGTTGCGTCGGTTGACATGTCGGAGTCCAGTGGTTGGACTGAGACCAAGGGGCGGACGGCGGCGGTAGTGGAtgacatttttagggttttgtgagggGAAGGGAAATGGGAGGTACAGGGTACTGCGGAGTGACTAGGGTTTTTGAGGAGTGGGAGAGGAAATGAAGGGGGGGtgtttatatatatatgtggGGAGTAATGGAGTTTGGGGATGGGAGTGGGTTAGGGCTTTGGTGTTGTGGATTGTTGGGCTTATTTTGGTTGTGGGTTTGGAGATTAGATATGGTGGTGTGTCCATTTACCAAAGTATGTGTGTATCAATCAATAATCTTGCTTGTTTCTAGAGATGGCAAGCCTGACTCGACCTGATCCAGAGGAATCCCGACTCGGTAGAATTGAGAATTTTGCAATTGAAATTGACCCAACTGGATGAAGACACATAACTTACACAACGTAATGAGCACTGATCAGAACCCGACC is a window encoding:
- the LOC141599364 gene encoding large ribosomal subunit protein uL4, producing MSSTTAAVRPLVSVQPLDSDMSTDATLTAPLPEVMKAPIRPDVVNYVHSNISKNSRQPYAVSRKAGHQTSAESWGTGRAVSRIPRVPGGGTHRAGQGAFGNMCRGGRMFAPTEIWRRWHRKIPVNQKRYAVVSAVAASAIPSLVTARGHKIETVPELPLVVSDSIESIEKTSAAMKVLEKIGALADVEKAKNSVGIRPGKGKMRNRRYISRKGPLIVYATEGAKLVKAFRNIPGVDICHVDRLSLLKLAPGGHLGRFVIWTKGAFEKLDSIFGGFDKVSEKKNKYLLPRAKMLNGDLARIINSDEIQSVVRPTKKGVTRAVLKKNPLKNLNVMLKLNPYAKAAKRMALLAENQRVADKASKIGKKRSTLSKEEQAKIKASGRSFYKTMISDSDYTEFENFTKWLGVSQ